The proteins below are encoded in one region of Pseudophryne corroboree isolate aPseCor3 chromosome 8, aPseCor3.hap2, whole genome shotgun sequence:
- the GPR101 gene encoding probable G-protein coupled receptor 101, giving the protein MQRLAERRATGNQSHDFPADAAGSPSMPDTVLRIALMISLLCLSLFGNIMLLVVFHRKPQLLQVANRFIFNLLVADLLQTVLVMPCVIVTSLPDIWPLEHGLCGAVVVLMHLFAFAGVNTITVVSVDKYLAIIHPLSYPTKMTPKRGSLLIFFTWLLSLLQSTPPLYGWGKVEFDFQSHYCKVLWASSYSYTLLSALFSFILPVGIMLACYGMVFRAARRQNALVHPVHANGCDRLDGTRSSALNTHDKTGHHRPLYHCKAAKVIFAILSSYIISMGPYSILSIVSSCASAIIPKWVTSIILVLFFLQCCIHPYIYGYMHKSLKKEFLLLLHGFFCKQVHPQNAIVDSYIILTDGRIFQSHFSTGPTVKFLEEETTISVITGKSLNNLKIKDGKKETSSANISPEKQTIQQKTDLDLPHLISC; this is encoded by the coding sequence ATGCAGAGGCTGGCTGAGCGGAGGGCCACCGGGAACCAGAGCCATGACTTCCCAGCAGATGCAGCAGGATCCCCCTCCATGCCGGACACGGTGCTCAGGATCGCCCTGATGATCTCTCTGCTCTGCCTGTCTCTCTTCGGGAACATTATGCTGCTGGTGGTTTTCCATCGCAAGCCGCAGCTGCTGCAGGTGGCCAACCGCTTCATCTTCAACCTGCTGGTGGCCGACCTCCTGCAGACGGTGCTGGTGATGCCCTGTGTCATAGTCACCTCCCTGCCAGACATCTGGCCTCTGGAGCACGGTCTCTGTGGGGCGGTGGTTGTGCTCATGCACCTGTTTGCCTTTGCAGGGGTGAACACCATCACGGTGGTCTCTGTCGACAAATACCTGGCCATCATCCACCCATTGTCCTACCCCACCAAGATGACCCCAAAGAGAGGGAGCCTGCTGATCTTCTTCACCTGGCTCCTCAGCCTTCTCCAGAGCACCCCTCCCCTCTATGGATGGGGCAAAGTTGAATTTGATTTCCAAAGCCACTACTGCAAAGTCCTGTGGGCTTCAAGTTACTCCTACACCCTGCTCAGCGCCTTATTTTCCTTCATCCTACCAGTGGGCATCATGCTGGCCTGCTATGGCATGGTGTTTAGGGCTGCCAGGAGGCAAAATGCATTAGTTCATCCAGTCCACGCAAATGGATGTGACAGGTTAGATGGGACAAGATCTTCTGCATTAAACACACATGACAAAACAGGTCACCACAGACCGCTGTACCATTGCAAAGCTGCCAAGGTTATCTTTGCTATATTGTCATCCTACATTATCAGTATGGGTCCCTATAGTATCCTGAGCATTGTCTCCTCTTGTGCCAGTGCAATCATCCCCAAGTGGGTCACCTCTATAATTCTAGTTCTATTTTTCCTACAGTGTTGCATCCATCCCTACATCTATGGATATATGCACAAGAGCTTGAAAAAGGAGTTCCTATTGTTGTTGCATGGATTTTTTTGTAAGCAGGTGCACCCTCAAAATGCCATAGTAGACAGTTATATTATTCTCACAGATGGACGAATATTTCAGTCCCACTTCTCTACTGGCCCAACAGTGAAATTCCTGGAGGAAGAGACTACTATATCAGTCATCACTGGGAAAAGTCTGAACAATCTAAAAATAAAAGATGGCAAAAAGGAAACCAGTTCTGCTAATATATCCCCAGAAAAACAAACGATTCAGCAAAAGACAGACCTTGATTTACCCCATCTCATTAGCTGCTAA